The DNA region CGGAACGGCTGGCCGTGGATGTGCGGATCCGAATCGGTGATCAGCTCGATGTTCGAGAGCCGGGAGAGTAGACATTCGAGCGCCACCCGGGTCTCCATCCGCGCCAGGTGCAGGCCCATGCACGTGTGTTCACCGGCCGCAAAAGACAGATGCGGCACCCTCTTCCGGAAGATGTCGAACTCCTCGGAACGCTCCCACCGCTTCGCGTCGCGGTTGGCCGAACCGATGCACACGTCGATGACCGAACCTGCGGGTATCTCCACGCCATCAACCTCGGCGTCCTCGGTCGCATAACGCTGCACGGTGGTCAGCGGCGTCTCGTAGCGCAGTCCCTCCTCGATCGCCGCTCCGATCAGCTCATGATCGGCCACCACCGCATCGAACTGCTCGCGGTGGGACAGCAGTAGAAAGAGCAGATTGCCCGACGATCGGTAGGTGGTTTCGAGCCCGGCAGGCAGCAGCAGGCGCAGAAACGAGAAGATCGCTTCATCGGTCAGGCGCTCGCCGTCGATCTCGGCCGACACCAGATCACCGATGATGTCCTCGGTCGGCGCCGACCGGCGTTTGTCGATCTGCTCGAGGAAGTACTCTTTCAGCGCCGCGGAGGCTTCGAATGCGCGCTTGTACTTGACCGTGTAGCTGATCAGTTCCACCGCACGCTTGCGAAACCAGGGCAGGTCTTCCTCGGGCAGTCCGAGCAGCTTGGAGATGACCCGCGTGGGGAATTCGAAGGTGAAGTCGCGCACCAGATCCGCTTCGCCGGTATAGACGAACTCGTCGATCAGACCGTTGACGACCGGCCGCACGATCTCGGGTTCCCACCGTGACAGTGACCGGGTCTTGAACGCCGCCGAGACCAGGTTGCGGTGTTCCCAGTGCGGCTTGCCCTCCATCGCGAGGATCGTCGGGCCGATGAA from Mycobacterium sp. DL includes:
- a CDS encoding cytochrome P450, which produces METPVQDVAMDEPIDLRDPYPMFARRRDAGGVFRGSVMDWSKTPDSLRPENLYAAVSFDAVNRVFRDGKVFNSKIYDSTIGLFIGPTILAMEGKPHWEHRNLVSAAFKTRSLSRWEPEIVRPVVNGLIDEFVYTGEADLVRDFTFEFPTRVISKLLGLPEEDLPWFRKRAVELISYTVKYKRAFEASAALKEYFLEQIDKRRSAPTEDIIGDLVSAEIDGERLTDEAIFSFLRLLLPAGLETTYRSSGNLLFLLLSHREQFDAVVADHELIGAAIEEGLRYETPLTTVQRYATEDAEVDGVEIPAGSVIDVCIGSANRDAKRWERSEEFDIFRKRVPHLSFAAGEHTCMGLHLARMETRVALECLLSRLSNIELITDSDPHIHGQPFRSPTSIPVTFTPAAAE